A genomic region of Desulfatiglans sp. contains the following coding sequences:
- a CDS encoding winged helix-turn-helix transcriptional regulator: protein MKDFLKVMKALSDPNRVKIVKMLQYKKMCVCEIREALQIAQPSASKHLKILEDAGLVESMKNGLWVDYQLADGNGSPYAASLLGNLKHWLKDEKEIETIMKKLPLLNREEICCR from the coding sequence ATGAAAGATTTTCTTAAGGTGATGAAGGCCCTGTCTGACCCTAACAGGGTTAAGATAGTAAAAATGCTTCAATATAAAAAAATGTGTGTCTGTGAAATAAGAGAGGCGCTCCAGATAGCCCAGCCAAGCGCATCAAAACACCTTAAAATACTGGAAGATGCAGGATTGGTTGAGAGTATGAAGAATGGGTTATGGGTTGATTACCAGCTTGCTGATGGAAATGGATCACCCTATGCTGCAAGTCTTCTTGGTAACCTCAAACACTGGCTAAAGGATGAAAAGGAGATTGAGACCATTATGAAAAAACTTCCTTTGCTAAATCGTGAGGAGATCTGCTGCAGATAA
- a CDS encoding SAM-dependent DNA methyltransferase — protein MAKNNNNKTNGFEQNLWDTANRLRGSVESSEYKHVVLSLIFLKFVSDKFEERCAELIAEGKEKYTDMVEFYTMKNVFYLPETSRWSHIQQHAKQGDIAIRIDSALTAVEKSNASLKGALPDNYFSRIGLDGSKLAALIDAINNINTVEDKEEDVVGRVYEYFLGKFAASEGKLGGEFYTPKCVVNLIAEMIEPYKGKIYDPCCGSGGMFVQSLKFVQSHHGNTKDISVYGQEFTSTTYKLAKMNLAVRGLSANLGEVPADTFFKDQHPDLKADYIMANPPFNLKEWRAADELVHDSRWSGYETPPTGNANYAWILHMVSKLSENGVAGFVLANGSMSTNTSGEGAIRQKLVENDLVDCMIALPGQLFYTTQIPVCLWFLSKNKKADPERGFRNREGETLFIDARKIGSMISRTQKELDTEDIASIARTYHAWRGEKKDGVYEDQAGYCKSATLADIKKHDFVLTPGRYVGAADIEDDGIAFETKMAEMSRTLYAQMKESNKLDEVIRKNLEQLGFGEPCD, from the coding sequence ATGGCAAAAAACAATAACAACAAAACAAACGGCTTTGAACAGAATTTGTGGGATACAGCCAACAGGCTTAGGGGCAGTGTTGAGTCTTCTGAATACAAGCACGTTGTACTGAGTTTGATCTTTCTTAAGTTTGTTTCGGACAAATTTGAGGAGCGCTGTGCGGAGCTGATAGCAGAGGGCAAAGAAAAATATACTGACATGGTGGAGTTTTATACCATGAAGAACGTGTTCTATCTACCGGAGACTTCGCGCTGGAGCCATATACAGCAGCATGCCAAACAGGGTGATATTGCAATCAGGATCGACTCGGCCCTGACTGCCGTGGAAAAGAGCAATGCCTCGCTCAAGGGTGCGCTTCCTGACAACTACTTCTCCCGCATCGGCCTGGATGGCAGCAAGCTCGCAGCACTGATTGATGCAATCAATAATATAAATACTGTAGAGGACAAAGAGGAGGATGTAGTAGGCCGGGTCTACGAATATTTCCTCGGTAAGTTTGCAGCCTCAGAGGGTAAGCTTGGGGGTGAGTTCTATACTCCCAAGTGCGTGGTTAATCTGATTGCGGAAATGATAGAACCATACAAAGGCAAAATATATGACCCCTGCTGCGGTTCGGGCGGTATGTTTGTGCAGTCCCTCAAGTTTGTGCAGAGCCATCATGGCAATACCAAGGATATTTCAGTTTATGGACAGGAGTTCACCTCCACCACCTACAAGCTGGCCAAGATGAATCTGGCGGTTCGCGGTCTTTCAGCCAATCTGGGAGAAGTCCCGGCTGATACATTCTTTAAGGATCAACACCCTGATTTGAAGGCCGACTATATAATGGCCAATCCGCCATTTAACCTGAAGGAGTGGCGGGCTGCCGATGAACTGGTTCATGATTCGCGCTGGAGCGGTTATGAAACCCCGCCAACAGGCAATGCCAACTATGCCTGGATTCTTCACATGGTCTCAAAACTTTCAGAAAATGGCGTGGCCGGTTTTGTTCTGGCCAATGGGTCCATGTCCACCAATACCAGCGGTGAAGGTGCTATCCGTCAAAAGCTGGTTGAGAATGATCTGGTAGACTGTATGATTGCACTCCCCGGACAACTCTTTTACACCACACAAATTCCGGTCTGCCTCTGGTTCTTGAGCAAAAATAAGAAGGCTGACCCCGAACGCGGTTTTCGCAACCGTGAGGGCGAAACACTTTTTATTGATGCCCGCAAGATCGGCTCTATGATCAGCCGTACGCAAAAGGAACTCGATACTGAAGATATCGCATCCATCGCCAGAACCTACCATGCATGGCGTGGTGAGAAAAAAGATGGAGTCTATGAAGATCAGGCCGGTTACTGTAAATCCGCGACACTTGCAGATATAAAAAAACATGACTTTGTGCTCACTCCCGGTCGTTATGTGGGCGCAGCCGATATTGAAGATGACGGCATCGCCTTTGAAACCAAAATGGCTGAGATGAGCCGGACGCTTTATGCACAGATGAAGGAGTCTAATAAGCTGGATGAGGTGATTCGTAAGAATCTGGAACAACTGGGATTTGGAGAACCTTGTGACTGA
- a CDS encoding AAA family ATPase, translating into MSTLYPKGSEWRKWDLHVHTPSSIYQKFGIDNDTTWEKYISDLENLPAEFAVLGINDYLFLDGYEKLINEQRNNNRLKNLTFFPVVEFRIEKFAGVEFDTLKRINLHVIFSNELSVETIKSQFLNTLEQSYVLKTGEPWTRAITAESVAELGASIKSSAPEEKLSDYENDLTEGFNNLNVKEDQIFTSLKKDCFKDKYLIAVGKTEWAALKWTDASIATKKSIINCAHIVFTSAESVEAITRSKEQLRCQRVNDLLLDCSDAHNFSDSKDKDRIGKCYTWLKANPTFDGLKQVVIEPDGRIFMGDTPPLLERIAKNRTKYIKELSITQIDGYDQRNGVWFKDITIPINSELVAIIGNKGSGKSAIADIIALCANYPSDTEFSFLTNEKFKKKRLAASFRATTVWESGKPSEINLNDQPGNTELLDVKYLPQGQFERLTNEIRTAEEFQKEIESVVFSHIPDSEKLGALSFHALIEKKTSTVNSEIEGLRNDIRDINKKIIDLERKSTTAYQAEVVNKITKKQEELDALVEPPPVLNPNDNPDKKQLNEAINKKLDDLKDEIQKLQTSIQTVEEGKKTTLEALQKLKTIKSEIQQKETEINRFISAKKQELSEFKIDVKKLISMETNFTELDALILDKEGSLEKAKVLLGELKAPDNSIPLPNQLTTKEEQLKIEKSKLDTEQQHYQKYLTDKTSWEKNKKDIIGSPDRYDTLEYYKHELDYLNKDLNNELEAVYDERRGIVRVIFDKKQEVISVYKGARDRLNKIIDENQDTLKDYKIKVDASLVKSADFNSRFLNYILQNKMGTFHSNDGGEAQLIRLLTDVDFDAKEDIVSLLDNLVLALRFDRRVNQDNAKRSVAEQVKDIPALYEYLFSLEFLEKNYQLKQGDKNLEQLSPGERGALLLVFYLLLDNNDIPLVIDQPEDNLDNHSVATILVPFIRVAKKKRQIIMVTHNPNLAVVSDAEQVIYVDLDKENNYKFSTISGSIEDKQVNKKIVDVLEGTMPAFNTRKRKYYE; encoded by the coding sequence ATGAGTACGTTATATCCTAAAGGATCAGAGTGGCGAAAATGGGATTTACATGTCCATACGCCATCCTCAATTTATCAAAAATTTGGTATTGATAACGATACCACTTGGGAAAAATACATATCTGATCTGGAGAATCTTCCTGCGGAATTTGCTGTCCTTGGGATAAATGACTACTTGTTCCTTGATGGCTATGAGAAACTTATAAATGAACAGAGAAACAACAATAGGCTCAAAAACCTAACTTTCTTTCCTGTAGTTGAATTTAGAATAGAGAAATTTGCAGGTGTTGAATTCGATACTCTAAAAAGGATCAACCTGCATGTTATATTCTCAAATGAATTATCAGTAGAAACCATTAAAAGTCAGTTTCTGAATACTCTGGAGCAGAGCTATGTGCTTAAAACAGGCGAGCCCTGGACAAGAGCGATAACCGCTGAGAGTGTTGCTGAGCTGGGAGCCTCGATTAAGTCGTCTGCCCCAGAAGAGAAACTTTCTGATTATGAAAATGACTTAACTGAAGGGTTTAACAATTTAAATGTCAAAGAAGATCAGATTTTTACATCGCTTAAAAAAGATTGTTTCAAAGATAAATATTTAATAGCAGTTGGGAAAACAGAATGGGCAGCTCTGAAATGGACTGATGCTTCAATCGCGACTAAGAAATCAATAATCAATTGTGCACATATTGTGTTTACTTCTGCTGAATCTGTTGAAGCCATTACGAGGTCTAAAGAACAACTAAGGTGTCAGAGAGTAAATGACCTTTTACTCGACTGTAGTGATGCTCATAACTTCTCTGATTCAAAAGATAAAGATAGGATAGGGAAGTGTTATACTTGGCTAAAGGCTAATCCCACATTTGATGGTTTGAAGCAGGTTGTCATTGAGCCGGATGGGCGTATCTTTATGGGTGATACCCCCCCACTTCTTGAACGGATTGCAAAAAATCGAACGAAGTACATAAAGGAGTTGTCGATTACGCAAATTGACGGATATGACCAAAGAAATGGTGTATGGTTTAAAGATATTACCATTCCTATTAACAGCGAGCTTGTCGCAATTATAGGAAATAAAGGCAGCGGGAAGAGCGCAATAGCAGATATAATTGCACTTTGCGCAAATTATCCATCGGATACAGAATTTTCATTCCTAACTAACGAGAAGTTCAAAAAAAAGAGGTTAGCCGCAAGTTTTAGAGCTACCACTGTCTGGGAAAGTGGGAAGCCATCTGAAATAAATTTGAATGATCAACCTGGGAATACCGAACTGTTGGATGTTAAATATCTTCCACAGGGACAATTTGAAAGGTTAACCAATGAAATCCGGACGGCAGAAGAGTTCCAGAAGGAAATCGAAAGTGTGGTTTTTTCCCATATCCCGGATTCAGAAAAGCTGGGAGCCTTATCTTTCCATGCACTCATTGAAAAAAAGACCTCCACTGTCAATTCGGAGATTGAAGGATTAAGGAACGATATTCGGGATATCAACAAAAAGATAATTGACCTTGAACGTAAGTCTACAACTGCATATCAGGCGGAGGTTGTGAACAAGATAACGAAAAAACAGGAGGAGTTGGACGCCTTGGTTGAGCCTCCTCCTGTTTTAAACCCGAATGATAATCCTGATAAAAAACAGTTAAATGAAGCCATTAATAAAAAATTAGATGATTTAAAAGATGAAATCCAGAAACTCCAGACTTCGATTCAGACGGTAGAAGAAGGTAAGAAGACCACGCTCGAAGCTCTCCAAAAACTAAAAACCATTAAATCTGAGATCCAGCAAAAAGAGACAGAGATAAATAGATTTATTTCTGCAAAAAAACAAGAACTGTCAGAGTTCAAAATCGATGTCAAAAAGTTGATTTCGATGGAAACAAATTTTACTGAGCTTGATGCTTTGATTCTCGATAAAGAAGGTTCTTTGGAAAAAGCAAAAGTGCTGCTTGGGGAACTAAAAGCGCCAGATAATTCAATTCCCCTACCTAATCAGCTTACAACAAAAGAAGAACAACTTAAGATCGAGAAGTCCAAGCTTGATACTGAGCAACAACATTACCAGAAATATTTGACAGACAAAACAAGCTGGGAAAAAAATAAAAAAGATATTATCGGTTCTCCCGATCGGTACGATACGCTTGAATATTATAAACATGAATTGGATTATTTGAATAAAGACCTAAATAATGAGCTAGAGGCTGTATACGATGAACGACGAGGAATTGTCCGAGTTATTTTTGATAAAAAGCAGGAGGTAATATCAGTTTATAAAGGTGCCCGAGATCGCCTCAATAAGATTATTGATGAAAACCAGGACACGCTTAAGGACTATAAAATCAAGGTAGATGCGTCACTTGTGAAGAGTGCTGATTTTAACTCTAGATTTTTGAATTATATTCTTCAAAATAAAATGGGGACCTTTCATTCTAATGATGGTGGTGAGGCACAATTAATCAGGTTGCTGACAGATGTCGATTTTGATGCGAAAGAAGATATCGTATCGTTGCTCGACAATTTAGTCCTGGCTTTACGATTTGATAGGAGAGTTAATCAAGATAATGCGAAGCGATCAGTCGCTGAACAGGTAAAAGATATTCCTGCCCTTTATGAGTATCTCTTTTCTCTGGAATTCTTAGAGAAGAATTACCAACTTAAACAGGGAGATAAAAATCTTGAGCAGCTGTCGCCTGGCGAACGCGGTGCACTACTCCTTGTTTTCTATCTGCTGTTGGATAATAACGATATTCCACTTGTTATTGATCAGCCCGAAGACAATCTCGATAATCACAGTGTTGCGACCATCCTAGTTCCGTTTATTCGAGTTGCAAAAAAGAAACGACAAATAATTATGGTCACGCATAACCCAAATTTGGCAGTCGTGTCAGACGCTGAGCAGGTTATTTATGTAGACCTTGATAAGGAGAATAACTATAAGTTTTCAACTATTTCGGGAAGCATTGAGGATAAACAGGTGAATAAAAAGATTGTAGATGTTCTTGAAGGAACAATGCCTGCATTCAATACCAGAAAGAGGAAGTACTATGAGTAG
- a CDS encoding ArsR family transcriptional regulator, which produces MLLNALVQEVDFGKISERIWNDFGNELSKAFEVINKHSEYTAEQIVGELGKTPRTIENYLAKLKKAGFIKRKGPKLGGFWDILGG; this is translated from the coding sequence ATGCTTTTAAATGCGTTGGTTCAGGAAGTAGATTTCGGAAAGATTTCGGAACGTATTTGGAATGATTTCGGAAACGAGCTGTCCAAGGCATTTGAAGTAATTAATAAGCACTCTGAATACACGGCTGAGCAAATTGTCGGAGAATTAGGTAAAACGCCAAGAACAATTGAAAACTACCTTGCCAAACTGAAGAAAGCCGGATTCATTAAAAGAAAAGGTCCGAAGTTAGGCGGCTTTTGGGATATTTTGGGTGGCTGA